One segment of Meriones unguiculatus strain TT.TT164.6M chromosome 3, Bangor_MerUng_6.1, whole genome shotgun sequence DNA contains the following:
- the Lsm5 gene encoding U6 snRNA-associated Sm-like protein LSm5 isoform X2 has protein sequence MKSDKEIVGTLLGFDDFVNMVLEDVTEFEITPEGRRITKLDQILLNGNNITMLVPGGEGPEV, from the exons ATGAAGAGTGATAAGGAAATTGTTGGTACACTCCTGGGATTTGATGACTTTGTCA ATATGGTGCTGGAAGATGTCACAGAGTT tgaaattacaccagaaggaAGAAGGATTACAAAATTAGATCAGATTTTACTAAACGGAAATAACATAACAATG CTGGTTCCTGGAGGAGAAGGGCCTGAAGTATGA
- the Lsm5 gene encoding U6 snRNA-associated Sm-like protein LSm5 isoform X1 has translation MAANATTNPSQLLPLELVDKCIGSRIHIVMKSDKEIVGTLLGFDDFVNMVLEDVTEFEITPEGRRITKLDQILLNGNNITMLVPGGEGPEV, from the exons ATGGCGGCTAACGCGACCACCAACCCGTCCCAGCTCCTGCCACTAG AGCTTGTGGACAAGTGTATAGGATCAAGAATTCACATTGTGATGAAGAGTGATAAGGAAATTGTTGGTACACTCCTGGGATTTGATGACTTTGTCA ATATGGTGCTGGAAGATGTCACAGAGTT tgaaattacaccagaaggaAGAAGGATTACAAAATTAGATCAGATTTTACTAAACGGAAATAACATAACAATG CTGGTTCCTGGAGGAGAAGGGCCTGAAGTATGA